One Pristiophorus japonicus isolate sPriJap1 chromosome 19, sPriJap1.hap1, whole genome shotgun sequence genomic window carries:
- the LOC139229896 gene encoding histone H3-like — MARTKQTAPRSTGGKAPHKQLATKAVLRIAPATGGVKKPHRYKPGTVALREICCYQKSTELLMRKLPFQRLVQKIVQDFKIDLRFQSSAVMALQEASEAYLLGLFEDTNLSAIHAKRVTIMPKDIQLAHRIRGEYA, encoded by the coding sequence ATGGCCAGGACTAAGCAGACAGCGCCCAGATCgaccggagggaaagctcctcacaagcagctggcgaccaaagcggtCCTGAGGATCGCTCCGGCCacaggcggagtgaagaagcctcatcgctacaaacccggcaccgtggctctgagggagatctgctgctaccagaaatccaccgagctgctgatgcgcaagctgcccttccagcgcctggtgcagAAGATCGTTCAGGACTTCAAGAtcgacctgcgcttccagagctctgccgtcatggccctgcaggaggccagcgaggcttacctgcTGGGGCTGTTTGAGGACACCAATCTGTccgccatccacgccaagcgagtcaccatcatgcccaaagatATCCAGCTGGCCCACCGCATCCGCGGGGAATATGCCTAG
- the LOC139229899 gene encoding histone H4-like — protein sequence MSGRGKEGKGLGKGGAKRHHKVLRDNIQGIKKPAIRRLARRGGVKRISGLIYEESRGLLKVYLENVIRDAVTYTKHAKRKTVTAMDVVYALKRQGRTLYGFGG from the coding sequence atgtctggccgtggtaaagaaggcaaaggactgggcaaaggcggagccaagcggcaccataaagtgctccgtgataacatccagggcatcaagaAACCCGctatccgccgcctggctcgccgtggcggtgtcaaacggatctcgggcctgatctacgaggagagcCGCGGGCTATTGAAGGTttacctggagaatgtgatcagggacgCAGTCACCTACACcaagcacgccaagcgcaagacggtcactgccatggatgtggtgtacgctctgaaacggcagggccgcactctctatggattcggcggctga